In the genome of Candoia aspera isolate rCanAsp1 chromosome 1, rCanAsp1.hap2, whole genome shotgun sequence, one region contains:
- the TNNT3 gene encoding troponin T, fast skeletal muscle, whose product MTQVATKDLFCSSFFLHLFFSFLLCLLPDLLYLEKKPRPVPTLTAPKIPEGEKVDFDDIQKKRQNKDLIELQALIDNHFEGRKKEEEELMALKERIEKRRTERADQQRIRAEKEKERQARLAEEKARREEEEAKRRAEDDMKKKKALTSMGATYSSYLAKADQKRGKKQTARELKKKILADRRKPLNIDHLGEDKLRDKAKELWDWLYNLETEKFEYLEKIKRQKYDILSLRCRVQALARFSKKAGAKGKVGGRWK is encoded by the exons ATGACACAGGTAGCGACAAAG GATTTATTCTGTTCTAGTTTcttccttcatctttttttttcttttctcctctgccTCCTTCCTGATTTGCTATATTTAGAGAAGAAGCCCAGACCAGTACCAAC GTTGACTGCACCTAAGATCCCAGAGGGTGAGAAAGTAGACTTTGAT GACATTCAAAAGAAGAGGCAGAATAAAGACTTGATTGAGCTTCAAGCCTTGATTGATAATCACTTTGAAGGccggaagaaagaagaagaagaacttaTGGCCCTTAAAGAGAGAATT GAGAAGCGTAGAACTGAGAGGGCTGATCAACAAAGAATCCgagctgagaaagaaaaggagcgTCAGGCCAGACTTGCT GAGGAAAAGgcaagaagagaggaagaagaagccAAGAGAAGGGCTGAAGATGatatgaagaagaagaaagctctgACCTCTATGGGTGCCACATACAGCAGCTATTTGGCTAAG gcagatcaaaagagaggaaagaaacaaACTGCAAGGGAACTGAAGAAGAAAATTTTGGCAGACAGACGCAAACCTCTGAATATTGACCACCTTGGTGAAGACAAGCTgag GGACAAAGCCAAAGAATTGTGGGATTGGCTATATAACCTGGAGACGGAAAAATTTGAGTATTTAGAGAAGATCAAGAGACAAAAATATGAT ATTTTATCACTACGTTGCAGGGTGCAGGCACTGGCCAGGTT CAGCAAGAAGGCTGGAGCCAAGGGCAAAGTTGGAGGTCGCTGGAAGTAA
- the MRPL23 gene encoding large ribosomal subunit protein uL23m gives MARRIFYPLYQLGNPPTRIFRTDYFLTLVRPGIPLPEDTVQFRIPMDMTRIELKDYLEKIYNVPVAAVRTRIQYGSNKQRDDKNRRIKKPDYKVAYVQLAAGQTFQFPDLFPDKNKAPEAGSYEEIEKKVNEEKHQKQMNDPRRGDVPNWFWH, from the exons ATGGCTCGGCGGATTTT TTATCCCCTTTATCAGTTAGGAAATCCTCCCACAAGAATTTTCCGGACAGATTACTTCTTGACACTGGTGAGGCCTGGTATCCCACTGCCAGAAGATACGGTTCAGTTCCGCATCCCCATGGA CATGACAAGAATCGAATTGAAAGACTaccttgaaaaaatatataatgtgcCAGTAGCTGCTGTTCGAACCAGGATACAGTATG GCTCAAACAAACAGAGGGATGACAAAAATAGACGAATCAAGAAGCCAGACTACAAGGTCGCCTATGTACAGCTG gcTGCAGGACAGACTTTCCAGTTTCCAGACTTGTTTCCAGACAAGAACAAAGCTCCTGAGGCTGGCTCTTATGAAGAGATCGAGAAAAAAGTTAACGAAGAGAAGCATCAGAAGCAAATGAATGATCCTAGACGTGGAGATGTTCCTAACTGGTTTTGGCACTGA